The Mammaliicoccus sciuri genome window below encodes:
- a CDS encoding SLC13 family permease: MDSSIITLIFLVFAIVMFAWEKIPLAVTAMIVAIGLVITGVLKPEEAFAGFVDSNVLLFMAMFIVGGAFFETGMAQKIGGIVTKFAKTERQLIISVMLITGLMSGILSNTGTAAVLIPVVIGIAAKSSFSRSTLLLPLVFAAAMGGNLSLIGTPGNMIAQSELKQIGDGFGFFEYAKVGLPILIIGIIYFTLIGHKLLPKREEVELEEDSIYAQEVDYSKVPKWKQVMSLGVLILTVIAMIFEQQIGIELHVSAWIGALVLIATRVIPEKKAMRSIDMNTILLFVGSLALANAIQVSGAGKVIASSLMSTLGKDPSPYVLLFVILVLSATMTNFMSNTATTASLVPISISIANAMGADPSAVLMATVIGGSLAFATPIGMPANTMVYGLGGFKFEDYAIAGIPLIILSIIVSMILLPIFFPFY, translated from the coding sequence ATGGATAGTTCAATAATTACTTTAATATTTTTAGTGTTTGCAATAGTTATGTTTGCTTGGGAAAAGATACCGTTAGCAGTAACTGCGATGATCGTCGCAATTGGATTAGTCATTACAGGCGTACTTAAACCTGAAGAAGCCTTTGCAGGATTTGTCGATAGTAATGTGCTATTATTTATGGCTATGTTTATTGTTGGCGGTGCGTTTTTCGAAACAGGAATGGCTCAAAAAATAGGGGGAATCGTCACTAAGTTTGCTAAAACTGAAAGACAATTAATTATTTCTGTTATGTTAATAACTGGTTTAATGTCAGGGATACTTTCTAATACAGGTACAGCAGCAGTTTTAATACCAGTTGTAATTGGTATCGCAGCGAAATCCAGTTTCTCAAGATCTACTTTACTATTACCATTAGTTTTTGCAGCTGCGATGGGTGGTAACTTAAGTTTAATTGGTACACCTGGTAACATGATTGCACAATCAGAGCTAAAACAAATAGGTGACGGATTTGGATTTTTTGAATATGCAAAAGTAGGGTTACCAATTCTGATTATCGGTATAATATATTTCACTTTAATTGGACATAAATTATTACCAAAAAGAGAAGAAGTCGAGCTTGAAGAAGATTCAATATATGCCCAAGAAGTTGACTATTCAAAAGTTCCAAAATGGAAACAAGTTATGTCTTTAGGTGTATTGATTTTAACCGTTATTGCAATGATTTTCGAACAGCAAATAGGTATTGAGTTGCATGTTTCTGCATGGATTGGCGCTTTAGTATTAATAGCAACGAGAGTTATTCCAGAGAAAAAGGCAATGAGATCAATAGATATGAATACGATACTGTTATTTGTAGGTTCACTTGCTTTAGCAAATGCTATTCAAGTATCTGGTGCAGGAAAGGTAATAGCCAGTTCATTAATGAGTACATTAGGTAAAGACCCATCACCGTATGTATTATTATTTGTTATACTCGTGTTGTCTGCTACTATGACGAATTTTATGTCTAATACGGCAACAACTGCATCATTAGTTCCAATTAGTATTTCTATTGCAAATGCTATGGGGGCAGATCCTAGCGCTGTATTAATGGCGACTGTAATTGGTGGTTCATTAGCATTTGCGACACCGATTGGAATGCCTGCCAATACAATGGTTTATGGTCTTGGAGGATTTAAGTTTGAAGACTATGCTATCGCGGGTATCCCACTTATTATTTTATCTATCATTGTTTCGATGATTCTGTTACCAATATTCTTCCCATTTTATTAA
- a CDS encoding Y-family DNA polymerase, with protein sequence MYNYSDFQERYILCLSHHNFFANVSCVSKGINPNEYKLAVISDTKRQGAIVISATEPLQELGIKTGSRLFEIPHRNDIFIINPNMKQYINYANAIYKVLLKYVHAEDIQQQRVDDIFIDVTDYYKQYCDSPIEFAARIRTEIEQETQLNCHIGIGPNMLLSKLALDNESYQHEQLIGLLNYSDIRDKVWPIHPLHKVWGINDRLENELNELGLYTVGDLARYPVNKLTQLYGAMGKELNLISNGIDTNIVRETHRIYNPDIKCEVALEKQYQYYEMKEIILQQVERLTKQLRSRNLLVKTIAFSLKSNANTISKSYTLKDGTNITMDIFRVIWSFTEQLSDKQEKYSALSISLTQLVPERARELNLFIDTFERERDEALVLLTNEMSVNNSYSRQEESNHHLINHN encoded by the coding sequence ATGTACAATTACAGTGATTTCCAAGAGAGATATATTTTATGTTTAAGTCATCATAATTTTTTTGCAAATGTGTCATGTGTTTCTAAAGGTATTAACCCAAATGAATATAAATTAGCTGTTATTTCTGATACGAAAAGGCAAGGAGCTATCGTTATTTCTGCTACTGAGCCGTTACAAGAATTAGGAATCAAGACTGGTTCAAGACTATTTGAAATACCACATAGAAATGATATCTTTATCATCAATCCAAATATGAAACAGTATATAAACTATGCAAATGCTATTTATAAAGTATTACTTAAATATGTACATGCAGAAGATATCCAACAACAGCGTGTAGATGACATTTTTATTGATGTGACAGATTATTATAAGCAATATTGTGATAGTCCAATTGAATTTGCTGCAAGGATCCGAACTGAAATAGAACAGGAAACGCAATTGAATTGTCATATAGGTATTGGACCAAACATGTTGTTAAGCAAGTTGGCTTTAGATAATGAGTCTTACCAACATGAACAATTAATTGGATTATTAAATTATAGCGATATAAGAGATAAAGTGTGGCCGATACATCCATTGCATAAAGTGTGGGGGATAAATGATCGGTTAGAAAATGAACTAAATGAACTTGGTTTATATACTGTTGGAGACTTAGCGCGCTATCCAGTTAATAAATTAACGCAATTATATGGCGCTATGGGTAAGGAATTGAATTTAATCAGTAATGGTATAGATACTAATATCGTACGTGAAACACATAGAATTTATAATCCAGACATTAAATGTGAAGTCGCGCTTGAAAAACAATACCAATATTATGAGATGAAAGAAATCATTCTTCAACAAGTGGAACGATTAACGAAACAATTAAGATCTAGAAATTTATTAGTTAAGACAATTGCTTTTTCACTGAAAAGTAATGCCAATACAATCTCTAAATCTTACACTTTAAAAGACGGCACGAATATTACGATGGATATATTTAGAGTAATCTGGAGTTTTACAGAACAGTTAAGTGATAAGCAGGAGAAGTATTCAGCATTAAGTATTTCACTAACACAACTCGTGCCAGAACGAGCTCGTGAACTGAATTTATTTATAGATACATTTGAGCGAGAACGTGATGAAGCATTAGTGTTGCTTACTAATGAAATGAGTGTCAATAACTCATATAGTAGACAAGAAGAAAGTAATCATCATCTAATTAATCATAACTGA
- a CDS encoding prephenate dehydrogenase, protein MQRVFIVGLGLIGGSLIQNIKFYHPNLHITGYDYFEKHSEIALSMKIIDEIATDFDSSASQADLIILATPVQQSIEYGKRLLEIDTKPGLIVTDTGSTKLGLSSLESQLLEQDIHLIGGHPMAGSHKSGVTNSKKHLFENAYYVLIYDQEENEAAYSEAKHLLEPTKAKFIKMSAKEHDYVTGVVSHFPHVIASSLIHMNEENTQISEYVRTLAAGGFRDITRIASSNADMWRDITLENKEHLVTLMENWIEQMTHTKEMIEEGNPALIHDFYQSAKTYRDQLPIKEQGALTSTFDLYVDIPDKPGMISEVTRILGQNHISITNIRILEVREDIMGALRLSFKSSTDRDRAIEALQSFDTYTL, encoded by the coding sequence ATGCAACGCGTATTTATAGTTGGACTAGGATTAATAGGTGGGAGTTTAATACAAAATATTAAATTTTATCATCCCAATTTACATATAACAGGTTACGATTATTTTGAAAAACATTCAGAAATCGCATTATCAATGAAAATTATAGATGAAATCGCAACAGACTTTGATTCTAGTGCAAGTCAAGCAGATTTAATTATATTAGCCACACCCGTACAACAATCTATCGAGTATGGTAAGCGTTTATTAGAAATTGATACTAAACCAGGATTAATCGTTACCGATACAGGTAGTACGAAATTAGGATTAAGTTCACTTGAATCACAATTATTAGAACAAGATATACATTTAATCGGTGGACATCCAATGGCAGGTAGCCATAAGTCAGGTGTCACAAATTCTAAAAAACATTTATTCGAGAATGCTTATTATGTATTGATATATGACCAAGAAGAAAATGAAGCGGCTTATAGTGAAGCCAAACATTTGCTAGAACCTACTAAAGCAAAATTCATCAAAATGTCAGCAAAAGAACATGACTATGTAACAGGCGTCGTCAGTCATTTTCCACATGTCATCGCATCAAGTTTAATTCATATGAACGAAGAAAACACACAAATATCCGAATATGTCAGAACACTAGCAGCAGGCGGTTTCCGTGACATCACACGAATCGCGAGCAGTAATGCAGATATGTGGCGTGACATCACATTAGAAAATAAAGAACATCTTGTCACACTTATGGAAAATTGGATCGAACAAATGACACATACGAAAGAAATGATTGAAGAAGGAAATCCAGCATTAATTCATGATTTTTATCAATCAGCCAAAACATATAGAGACCAACTCCCTATTAAAGAACAAGGTGCCCTAACTTCAACATTCGATTTATATGTTGATATCCCAGATAAACCAGGTATGATCAGTGAAGTAACAAGAATACTCGGTCAAAATCACATATCAATAACAAATATCCGAATATTAGAAGTAAGAGAAGACATTATGGGTGCATTGAGACTAAGTTTCAAATCAAGCACAGATAGAGATCGCGCAATAGAAGCCTTACAATCATTTGATACGTATACATTGTAA
- a CDS encoding glycerate kinase yields the protein MKVLIAPDSFKGSIDALSAAQAIERGILTVDPDTKTFLLPMADGGEGTMINLVQATKGTVVEVNSIDPLSRSIQSSYGITGDGKTAIIELATSSGIDLLKREELNPLHTTTYGTGLLIKDAIEKGIKHFIVCLGGSATNDAGIGLLQALGYQFLDKNGVDIPLGAEHIHQIESINESNVMLQIHDVKFEIACDVTNPFVGKQGASYIFGPQKGATPEIVERLDQSFIHFADIIKSFNGKEISNIEGAGAAGGSAGGMLALLNAELKRGIELVVDFVNFKDIIEENEIDLIITGEGKIDGQTSGGKVISGIAQIAKSYQIPVIAIGGTVEMPLSALHEQGLTAAFSIANGPMTLEEAMNNGGKLIEQKTEQIFRALKWK from the coding sequence ATGAAAGTATTAATTGCACCAGATTCCTTTAAAGGTAGTATAGATGCACTCAGTGCTGCGCAAGCAATAGAACGTGGCATTTTAACAGTAGATCCTGATACTAAAACGTTTCTTCTTCCAATGGCTGATGGTGGAGAAGGTACGATGATTAATTTAGTGCAAGCAACTAAAGGAACAGTAGTAGAAGTTAATAGTATAGATCCATTATCAAGATCTATACAATCAAGTTATGGTATAACTGGCGATGGAAAGACAGCTATTATCGAACTAGCAACAAGTTCAGGTATTGATTTACTTAAACGAGAGGAACTTAATCCATTACATACGACTACTTATGGTACTGGATTACTTATTAAAGATGCGATTGAAAAAGGTATTAAACATTTTATTGTATGTTTAGGTGGAAGTGCTACAAATGATGCGGGTATTGGATTGTTACAAGCATTAGGTTATCAATTTCTAGATAAAAATGGAGTAGATATACCTTTAGGTGCAGAACATATTCATCAAATTGAATCGATAAATGAATCAAATGTGATGTTACAAATACATGATGTAAAATTTGAAATTGCTTGCGATGTGACGAATCCATTCGTTGGTAAACAAGGTGCAAGTTATATATTTGGTCCTCAAAAAGGTGCAACTCCAGAAATTGTTGAGAGGCTAGACCAATCATTTATTCATTTTGCAGATATTATTAAGTCATTTAACGGCAAAGAAATAAGCAATATAGAAGGTGCTGGCGCTGCAGGTGGATCAGCAGGTGGTATGTTAGCATTATTAAATGCTGAATTAAAAAGAGGTATCGAACTTGTAGTAGATTTTGTGAATTTTAAAGATATTATTGAAGAAAATGAAATAGACTTGATTATCACTGGTGAAGGGAAAATTGACGGTCAAACTTCTGGTGGTAAAGTTATATCAGGAATTGCACAAATTGCAAAATCTTATCAAATACCTGTTATTGCAATTGGTGGTACGGTTGAAATGCCATTATCAGCACTTCATGAACAAGGATTAACTGCAGCATTTAGTATTGCAAATGGTCCTATGACTTTAGAAGAAGCTATGAATAATGGTGGTAAACTCATTGAACAAAAAACTGAACAAATATTTAGAGCGCTCAAATGGAAATAA
- a CDS encoding VOC family protein, translating into MVIKQVTPYLYFNGTCEEALAFYSEALDGSVRESQTYGDAGVDASEDPNRIIHAQLEVNGHLFMFSDIPNDDSLHKNHNIYIVLEFETEEQINEVYNIFKEDGQVQMELGQTFWGQTYAKVVDKFGISWDLTYTHQ; encoded by the coding sequence ATGGTGATTAAACAAGTTACACCTTATCTTTACTTTAACGGAACTTGCGAAGAAGCGTTAGCGTTTTATAGTGAAGCCTTAGATGGAAGCGTAAGAGAATCACAAACTTATGGTGACGCAGGTGTAGATGCCTCCGAAGATCCTAATAGAATTATACATGCACAATTAGAAGTTAATGGTCATTTATTTATGTTTTCTGATATACCAAATGATGATTCACTTCATAAGAATCACAATATATATATTGTTTTAGAATTTGAAACAGAAGAACAAATTAATGAAGTTTATAATATCTTTAAAGAAGATGGACAAGTTCAAATGGAACTTGGACAAACATTCTGGGGTCAGACATATGCAAAAGTAGTTGATAAATTTGGTATCAGTTGGGATTTAACGTATACTCATCAATAA
- the mqo gene encoding malate dehydrogenase (quinone) encodes MNALHKKTDVILIGGGIMSATLGTMLKELSPNLEIKLFEKLSKPAEESSNEWNNAGTGHSALCELNYTKEEADGSVNIDKAIQINEQFQLSKQFWTYLVNKGSLTDPQSFIRPVPHMSFVYGDKNVQFLKNRCDALSKNPLFNGMTFTDNFETLKHWMPLMMEGRSKDERIAATKIESGTDVNFGNLTRSLLSDLKDQGVELNYNHSVQNIRINEDDSWQLKIYNAETKKVEYHNTQFVFIGAGGGSLPLLQKTGIKEASNIGGFPVSGLFMVCNNEEIIAKHDAKVYGKAKVGAPPMSVPHLDTRYIEGKRSLLFGPFAGFSPKFLKTGSNLDLFGSVKPNNIFTMLSAGLKEMGLTKYLVEQVLLSDEKRLEELKEFIPTAKLEDWDIVIAGQRVQVIKDTKEGGKGTLQFGTELVTSEDGSISALLGASPGASTAVHVMLQLLEKCFPNEFVNWEDKIKQMIPSFRTNLSDNPDLFNEINTSTSKALGLYK; translated from the coding sequence ATGAATGCTTTACATAAGAAAACAGATGTAATATTAATTGGTGGAGGCATTATGAGTGCTACTTTAGGTACAATGCTTAAAGAATTATCACCAAACTTAGAAATTAAATTATTTGAAAAATTATCAAAACCTGCTGAAGAAAGTTCTAATGAATGGAATAACGCCGGAACTGGTCATTCAGCATTATGTGAATTGAATTACACTAAAGAAGAGGCGGATGGTTCAGTTAATATTGATAAAGCTATTCAAATAAATGAACAGTTTCAATTATCAAAGCAATTTTGGACATATTTAGTAAACAAAGGTAGTTTAACAGATCCACAATCATTTATTCGTCCTGTACCACATATGAGTTTTGTGTATGGAGACAAAAATGTACAATTTTTGAAAAATAGATGTGATGCGTTATCAAAAAATCCATTATTCAATGGTATGACGTTTACAGATAATTTTGAAACGTTAAAGCATTGGATGCCGCTTATGATGGAAGGTCGTTCTAAAGATGAAAGAATTGCCGCAACTAAAATTGAATCTGGTACAGATGTAAATTTTGGGAATTTAACACGCTCATTATTAAGTGACTTAAAAGACCAGGGTGTTGAGTTGAATTACAATCATTCTGTTCAGAATATTCGCATAAATGAGGACGATTCATGGCAATTAAAGATTTATAATGCCGAAACTAAAAAGGTTGAATATCACAATACTCAATTTGTGTTTATCGGTGCTGGTGGCGGTAGTTTACCATTATTACAAAAGACAGGTATTAAGGAAGCTTCTAATATTGGAGGTTTCCCAGTTAGTGGTTTATTTATGGTATGTAATAACGAAGAAATTATTGCTAAACACGATGCTAAAGTATACGGTAAAGCAAAAGTTGGTGCGCCACCTATGTCTGTGCCGCATTTAGATACGAGATATATTGAAGGTAAACGTTCATTATTATTTGGACCATTTGCTGGATTCTCACCTAAATTCTTAAAAACTGGCTCTAACTTAGATTTATTTGGTTCAGTGAAACCGAATAATATCTTTACGATGTTATCAGCTGGTTTAAAAGAAATGGGATTAACGAAATATTTAGTAGAACAAGTCTTATTGTCAGATGAAAAGCGTTTAGAAGAACTAAAAGAATTTATACCGACTGCTAAGTTAGAAGATTGGGATATCGTAATCGCTGGTCAACGTGTACAAGTCATTAAAGATACAAAAGAAGGCGGCAAGGGTACATTACAATTTGGTACTGAACTTGTAACAAGTGAAGATGGCTCTATTTCTGCGTTATTAGGTGCGTCTCCAGGTGCTTCTACTGCTGTACATGTTATGTTGCAGTTACTTGAAAAATGTTTCCCTAATGAATTTGTAAACTGGGAAGATAAAATTAAACAAATGATTCCTTCATTTAGAACAAACTTATCTGATAATCCAGATTTATTTAATGAAATTAATACATCAACTTCGAAAGCATTAGGTTTATATAAGTAA
- a CDS encoding Na+/H+ antiporter NhaC family protein has protein sequence MDHFGFWSIIPPIIAIIMVLLTRSVIVSLFLGLFSGILLLTSFHPISSLKKLFGDYLYSTVADEYNAGILILLVFIGGFVALLENSGGAMAFANRFISGAKSRIKIQLAAWFSGIIIFFSEMGTPLIVGPIYESLFDKAKISREKLAWIIDSTASPVSVMVPFIGWGVYIMGLIDTEFKRLSIDMSSWDAFMVSLPYFIYPVLAVLIVPLIILLKLDFGPMKSAENRIMNTGQIYWDNAKPLREIVEVDKDVENKSKPILIWLPIVILIVSLFTLLAPKGFPFQSVEGKDFRIALSLSYFFAAISIILLMLFYKVKTISQSLNIYTSGMKNMTDILVILVLAWSLGGVLDKLGTANYIVQVIDGTIPPAIVPALIFLVGACMSFANGTSWGTFAIMLPLAIPLGYHLDIPLAVCIGAVISGGIFGDHSSPISDTTILSSTGAGADHKDHNKTQVPIAIFNGIITIIALLITSMIDFKFTLILAILFMVCSVFIINQVQKYRYNH, from the coding sequence ATGGATCATTTTGGCTTTTGGTCGATTATTCCTCCAATTATAGCCATCATTATGGTATTACTTACGAGAAGTGTTATTGTTTCATTATTTTTAGGATTATTTTCAGGCATACTCTTGTTAACGAGTTTTCATCCAATTTCTTCTTTAAAAAAATTATTCGGAGATTATTTGTATAGCACAGTTGCGGATGAATATAATGCTGGAATTCTTATTTTATTAGTGTTTATCGGTGGCTTTGTTGCATTACTTGAGAACTCAGGTGGTGCTATGGCATTTGCGAATCGATTTATATCCGGTGCGAAAAGTCGTATCAAAATCCAACTTGCTGCTTGGTTCAGTGGTATTATTATATTCTTTTCTGAAATGGGTACACCTTTAATTGTTGGACCAATTTATGAAAGTTTATTTGATAAAGCGAAGATTTCTCGAGAAAAATTAGCTTGGATTATTGATTCAACTGCATCGCCAGTTTCAGTAATGGTACCGTTTATTGGTTGGGGCGTTTATATTATGGGGTTAATTGATACAGAATTTAAACGATTAAGTATAGATATGTCCTCATGGGATGCCTTTATGGTTTCATTACCCTACTTTATTTATCCAGTCCTTGCGGTATTAATCGTCCCTCTTATTATTTTATTAAAATTAGATTTCGGACCCATGAAATCAGCTGAGAATCGAATAATGAATACTGGTCAAATTTATTGGGACAATGCGAAACCATTAAGAGAAATTGTGGAAGTCGATAAAGATGTTGAAAATAAAAGTAAACCTATTTTAATTTGGTTACCTATCGTCATCTTAATTGTTTCATTGTTTACATTATTAGCACCAAAAGGCTTTCCATTCCAAAGTGTGGAAGGTAAAGATTTCAGAATTGCTTTAAGTTTATCCTATTTCTTTGCAGCAATTTCTATTATCTTATTAATGTTATTTTATAAAGTTAAAACAATTAGCCAATCATTAAATATTTATACTTCTGGTATGAAAAACATGACAGATATTTTAGTTATTTTAGTATTAGCTTGGTCATTAGGCGGTGTATTAGACAAATTAGGAACGGCTAACTATATCGTTCAAGTCATCGATGGCACGATACCACCTGCTATAGTACCTGCTTTAATATTCCTAGTTGGAGCTTGTATGTCTTTCGCAAACGGAACTTCTTGGGGGACATTTGCAATTATGTTACCCCTCGCAATTCCATTAGGGTATCATTTAGACATTCCGTTAGCAGTTTGTATTGGAGCTGTTATTTCTGGAGGTATCTTCGGTGATCATAGTTCTCCAATATCAGATACGACCATATTATCATCAACAGGTGCTGGTGCTGACCATAAAGATCACAACAAGACCCAAGTACCTATTGCAATTTTTAACGGTATCATAACAATAATTGCACTACTTATAACAAGTATGATTGATTTTAAATTCACACTTATTTTAGCTATCTTATTTATGGTTTGTAGTGTCTTTATTATTAATCAAGTCCAGAAATATCGGTATAATCATTAA
- a CDS encoding GntR family transcriptional regulator, translating into MSEEQQIEYDSLKGKLLDIAKQLDEQRLPIRAYHILRIAIKNLILEPGQTILEREIAEALEMSRTPIREALVRLQTEGLLTLIPRRGFHINPIKKHDLKEIYEITETLDGLAVELATTKVTEENIEHLKHLIVLQQEQLEQNNLYEWSILDDQFHADLISFANNTRLSSVINIHADQLFRARLFTINDRPVPYQSIVEHKAIIACIEAKDKHAARLAMQSHRKRSWGEIVNSLND; encoded by the coding sequence ATGTCAGAAGAACAGCAAATTGAGTATGATTCTTTAAAAGGAAAACTTCTAGACATCGCTAAACAGTTAGATGAACAGCGATTACCTATTCGTGCTTATCATATATTACGTATTGCGATTAAAAATTTAATTCTCGAGCCTGGTCAAACAATTTTAGAAAGAGAAATTGCTGAAGCTTTGGAAATGAGTCGTACACCTATTAGAGAAGCTTTAGTAAGATTACAAACTGAAGGATTACTAACTTTAATTCCGAGGCGTGGCTTTCATATCAATCCGATAAAAAAGCATGATTTGAAGGAAATTTATGAAATCACTGAAACATTAGATGGTTTGGCAGTAGAATTAGCGACAACTAAAGTGACAGAAGAAAATATAGAACATTTAAAGCATTTAATTGTATTACAGCAAGAACAACTTGAACAGAATAATTTATACGAATGGTCTATATTAGATGATCAATTCCATGCGGATTTAATTAGTTTTGCTAATAATACTCGCTTAAGTAGCGTTATTAATATACATGCAGACCAATTATTTAGAGCTAGACTATTTACGATCAATGATCGACCTGTTCCGTATCAATCTATCGTTGAACATAAAGCCATTATTGCATGCATAGAAGCGAAGGATAAGCATGCAGCACGATTAGCAATGCAATCTCACAGAAAAAGATCGTGGGGAGAAATTGTTAATTCATTAAATGACTAG
- a CDS encoding helix-turn-helix transcriptional regulator: MRNRVKELRAREGFNQTELAKRAGISRQTVSLIERNNFMPSVLTAVRIARILKENVEDVFIFEKDEL; encoded by the coding sequence ATGAGAAATAGGGTAAAAGAGTTAAGAGCTCGGGAAGGATTTAACCAAACTGAATTGGCTAAAAGAGCAGGTATTTCAAGACAAACAGTTTCTTTGATAGAACGGAATAACTTTATGCCATCTGTATTGACTGCTGTTAGAATAGCAAGAATACTCAAAGAAAATGTTGAAGATGTTTTCATATTCGAGAAGGATGAATTATGA
- a CDS encoding tartrate dehydrogenase, which yields MSQQKTFKIAVIPGDGIGKEVINEGVRVLDHLAEQSNNQFSFDFDYFPWGCEYYLENGRMMAEDGLETLKDYDAIYFGAVGFPNVPDHISLWGLRIAICQGFDQWANIRPVEFLPGVQSKLNHPDVESLNWVLIRENSEGEYSGVGGRNFTGRGEGNEVAVQSSLFTEKGCERVIRYAFETTKKRKRKKVTSVTKSNAQQYGMVLWDDVFKRVSKEYPDVETDQWLVDAMAANFVLHPEDLEVVVASNLLADILSDLGSALAGSLGIAASANLNPDRRYPSMFESVHGSAPDIAGKGIANPIGAIGSAALMLDHLGLKEEANQVNEAIKKATGSGALTIDIGGNTTTKEMADSIIENLHSNVKQ from the coding sequence ATGTCACAACAAAAAACATTTAAAATTGCTGTCATTCCAGGTGATGGTATTGGTAAAGAAGTTATTAACGAAGGGGTTCGAGTATTAGATCATTTAGCAGAGCAATCCAATAATCAATTTTCATTTGATTTTGATTACTTCCCTTGGGGATGTGAATACTATTTAGAAAATGGTCGCATGATGGCTGAAGATGGATTAGAAACATTAAAAGACTATGATGCTATATACTTTGGAGCCGTTGGTTTCCCGAATGTCCCTGACCATATTAGTTTATGGGGCTTGAGAATCGCTATATGTCAAGGTTTTGACCAGTGGGCAAATATTCGTCCAGTTGAATTTTTACCAGGTGTTCAAAGTAAATTAAATCATCCTGATGTTGAATCTTTAAATTGGGTACTCATTCGTGAAAATTCTGAAGGTGAATATTCAGGTGTTGGTGGTCGTAACTTTACTGGTAGAGGTGAAGGAAATGAAGTAGCCGTTCAATCTTCTTTATTTACTGAAAAAGGCTGTGAACGTGTAATTAGATATGCTTTTGAAACTACAAAAAAACGCAAACGTAAAAAAGTAACAAGTGTTACTAAAAGTAATGCGCAACAATATGGGATGGTATTATGGGATGATGTATTTAAACGCGTGAGCAAAGAATATCCTGATGTTGAAACTGATCAATGGTTAGTTGATGCTATGGCTGCAAACTTTGTGTTACATCCAGAAGATTTAGAAGTCGTAGTTGCATCTAACTTATTAGCAGATATATTATCTGACTTAGGTAGTGCATTAGCAGGCAGTTTAGGTATTGCAGCAAGTGCAAACTTAAATCCAGATCGTCGTTATCCAAGTATGTTTGAATCAGTACATGGTTCTGCACCGGATATTGCAGGTAAAGGTATCGCAAACCCTATTGGAGCTATTGGTAGTGCAGCATTAATGTTAGATCATTTAGGATTAAAAGAAGAAGCAAATCAAGTTAATGAAGCTATTAAAAAAGCGACAGGTTCTGGCGCACTTACAATAGATATAGGTGGTAATACAACAACTAAAGAAATGGCAGATTCAATAATTGAGAATTTACATTCGAATGTGAAACAATAA
- a CDS encoding sporulation protein: MFEKLLTSIGVGNLTIDTRLEKMTFNEEEPIKGKVIFKGGSCDLEVKYIELSLIERVNNQNEDSDFSEFDYELHKHKVNQSFLIKKKDHQEYEFEFKLEQIEFKGEPEEIFLKTHVHIDQSIGADDEEKLSIVR, from the coding sequence ATGTTTGAAAAGTTACTTACCTCTATAGGTGTCGGTAATCTAACAATCGATACGCGTTTAGAAAAGATGACTTTTAATGAAGAAGAGCCCATTAAAGGTAAAGTAATATTTAAAGGTGGTTCATGTGATTTAGAAGTTAAATATATTGAATTGTCACTTATTGAACGTGTCAATAATCAAAATGAGGATAGTGATTTTTCGGAATTTGATTATGAATTGCATAAGCATAAAGTTAATCAATCCTTCTTGATCAAGAAAAAAGACCATCAAGAATACGAATTTGAATTTAAATTAGAACAAATTGAATTCAAAGGTGAGCCAGAAGAAATATTTTTAAAGACACATGTTCATATTGATCAGTCAATTGGCGCTGACGACGAAGAAAAATTAAGTATAGTAAGATAA